From Coffea arabica cultivar ET-39 chromosome 9c, Coffea Arabica ET-39 HiFi, whole genome shotgun sequence, one genomic window encodes:
- the LOC140014120 gene encoding uncharacterized protein gives MEGTRSGRGRGRGGRQPTTERGTGTEVPEPTPEPQIDPNVQVAAAIQRMTDLLAQVVQQQGPNPNPPVGNPENPGNPGNHVESEDRALERFQKFSPPKFLGGPDLDVAEQWLEKMIDIFVALRYSEERQVTFAVFQLEGAARSWWNIIRTKWEREQTPRTWTNFVREFNAKYFPPLVQEKKEDEFIRLCQGTQSVAEYESQFTRLSKFAPELILTEQRRARRFLQGLNVEIQKDLAVAQITTFSDAVEKALRSENARLQVRNFQNRKRGAAGSSSTQGDKSTPPKFGRGSGGGRFTSPARGAPSRGSQPGRGQQRSASQGSSATIARGPCGFCGKPNHTEDDCWRKQNKCLRCGSAEHRLASCPVQARDVKGTTPTSKATSSQSRVESVKPKVAARVYSIEQRSVPDSAEVVEGDQCLISSKMYSDCEIWVGERKLLGNLISLAIKGYDVILGMDWLARYDAQLDCKRKIVEFRIPGEATLRLDVRGSLASSAMISEDVPVVSEYPDVFPDELVNLPPEREIEFEVNLYPGASPISKTPYRMAPAELKELKLQLQDLLERGFIHESGSPWGAPILFVKKKDGTLRLCIDYRGLNNVTIKNKYPLPHIDELFDQLQGAVVFSKLDLRQGYYQLLIKKEDVPKTAFNSRPLTDLTKKGGNFLWSDKCENSFHELKRRLTMAPILALPNGPDGFTVYTDASKEGLGCVLMQHQNVIAYASRKLKIHEQNYPIHDLELAAVVFALKKWRHYLYGVTFEVYSDHKSLRYLFSQKELNMRQRRWMEFLKDYDYTINYHPGKANVVADALSRKAQMSGLMVKEWELLGTIGEWNPKLEHNRITFGNIRVTSVFLEKIKEAQTKDPTVQRWVEKVKKGEIPNFNLSPEGILRFRNRIVVPDDETLRREILEEAHRSKYTIHPGSNKMYHDLRRLYWWDRMKREIAQYVQTCLVCQQVKAEHQKPSGLL, from the exons ATGGAGGGCACGCGTAGTGGCCGAGGTAGAGGACGTGGGGGTAGACAGCCCACGACTGAACGGGGTACGGGAACTGAAGTGCCCGAACCAACTCCTGAACCCCAAATCGATCCTAATGTGCAAGTAGCCGCTGCTATCCAGCGGATGACTGATCTCCTGGCCCaggtggtgcagcaacagggcccaAACCCTAATCCACCTGTCGGCAACCCTGAAAACCCTGGAAATCCTGGAaatcatgtcgagagcgaagaccgagctctcgaacgattccaaaaattTTCTCCACCTAAATTTCTCGGAGGGCCCGATCTGGACGTGGCGGAGCAatggttggagaagatgatagaCATTTTTGTCGCCCTACGTTACTCGGAGGAGAGGCAAGTGACTTTTGCGGTCTTCCAACTCGAAGGGGCCGCTCGCTCTTGGTGGAACATTATTCGGACAAAATGGGAGCGAGAGCAGACACCAAGGACATGGACGAATTTTGTACGGGAGTTTAACGCTAAGTATTTTCCACCGTTGGTTCAGGAGAAAAAGGAAGACGAATTTATTCGTCTATGCCAAGGCACGCAATcggtggccgaatatgagagccaattcacacgcTTGTCCAAGTTTGCCCCTGAGCTCATTTTGACCGAGCAAAGGAGGGCAAGACGTTTCCTTCAGGGGCTTAATGTGGAAATCCAAAAGGATTTGGCCGTAGCCCAAATCACCACTTTTAGTGATGCTGTTGAGAAAGCATTACGATCCGAGAACGCAAGGCTTCAGGTGAGGAACTTCCAGAATAGAAAGCGTGGAGCTGCTGGAAGTAGCTCAACTCAAGGGGATAAAAGTACCCCTCCTAAATTTGGGAGGGGATCTGGAGGGGGACGGTTTACGAGTCCGGCCAGAGGGGCTCCCTCTCGAGGAAGCCAGCCCGGACGAGGCCAGCAGAGGAGTGCCTCACAGGGGAGTTCCGCTACTATTGCGCGCGGGCCGTGTGGCTTTTGTGGGAAACCAAACCACACGGAGGAcgactgctggaggaaacagaACAAGTGTTTACGCTGCGGGAGTGCAGAGCACCGGCTAGCCAGTTGTCCAGTCCAAGCCCGAGACGTGAAAGGAACTACACCGACATCCAAGGCTACCTCAAGTCAATCACGGGTAGAAAGTGTCAAGCCGAAGGTGGCCGCACGTGTATACTCCATCGAACAACGTTCAGTTCCTGACTCAGCCgaggtagtggaag GGGATCAATGTTTGATTTCTAGCAAGATGTATTCGGATTGTGAGATCTGGGTAGGTGAGCGGAAGTTATTGGGGAATTTAATAAGTTTAGCCATTAAGGGATACGATGTGATATTAGGCATGGATTGGTTGGCCCGATACgatgcccaactggattgtaaaaggAAGATAGTAGAATTCCGTATTCCTGGAGAGGCAACTTTGAGGTTAGATGTGAGGGGTAGTCTAGCCTCATCTGCTATGATATCAg AAGATGTTCCGGTAGTGAGTGAATAccctgatgtttttcctgacgagTTAGTAAATCTGCCTCCAGAAAGAGAAATTGAGTTTGAAGTTAACCTTTATCCAGGGGCTTCCCCTATTTCCAAAACTCCTTACCGAATGGCACCTGCGGAACTCAAAGAGCTGAAGTTACAGTTGCAAGACCTTCTAGAGCGAGGGTTTATTCACGAGAGTGGATCACCTTGGGGGGCACCTATTctctttgttaagaagaaggatggaacCTTGAGATTATGTATCGATTACCGAGGGTTGAACAacgtgaccattaagaacaagtACCCCCTACCTCACATCGATGAGCTATTTGATCAATTACAGGGTGCGGTGGTCTTTTCAAAGTTAGATCTTCGACAGGGGTATTACCAACTGTTAATTAAAAAGGAAGATGTGCCTAAAACCGCCTTCAATTCTCG TCCCTTAACCGATCTAACCAAGAAGGGTGGAAATTTTCTATGGAGTGATAAGTGTGAAAATAGCTTTCACGAGTTGAAACGGAGATTAACCATGGCCCCTATTCTGGCTTTACCTAACGGTCCAGACGGTTTCACTGTTTACACTGACGCCTCCAAAGAAGGGTTAGGATGCGTATTGATGCAACATCAAAACGTGATAGCCTATGcttctagaaaattgaaaattcatgaGCAAAACTATCCCATTCATGATTTGGAACTGGCCGCAGTTGTCttcgctctgaaaaagtggagacactatctgtACGGAGTGACTTTTGAAGTTTATTCTGACCATAAGAGCCTCAGATACCTCTTTTCCCAGAAGGAGTTGAACATGAGACAACGCCGTTGGATGGAATTCTTGAAGGATTACGATTATACCATTAACTACCATCCTGGTAAGGCTAACGTGGTAGCCGATGCCCTAAGCCGAAAGGCTCAGATGTCTGGATTGATGGTGAAAGAGTGGGAATTACTGGGAACTATTGGAGAATGGAATCCAAAGCTGGAACATAATAGGATAACCTTTGGGAATATCCGAGTGACGTCCGTGTTTTTAGAAAAGATCAAGGAAGCTCAAACTAAGGATCCGACAGTTCAAAGGTGGGTAGAAAAGGTGAAGAAAGGAGAGATACCCAATTTTAATTTGAGCCCTGAAGGGATtttaagatttcgaaatcgaaTAGTGGTACCTGATGATGAAACTTTGAGAAGGGAAAtcttggaggaagctcatcgatctaagtatacaatccatccaggAAGTAACAAGATGTATCATGATTTACGACGATTGTACTGGTGGGACAGGATGAAGAGAGAGATAGCTCAGTACGTCCAGACCTGTTTAGTGTGCCAGCAAGTTAAGGCCGAACACCAGAAGCCTTCGGGACTACTGTAG